Proteins from a single region of Anaerolineae bacterium:
- a CDS encoding dihydroorotate dehydrogenase, producing MLQNGVDLSVDLCGIRLRNPLILASGILGTSAALMERVGRGGAGAVTSKSCSPLPRAGHPNPTVIKWGPGFLNAVGLANPGVEAQVEILRETRRRLVDVGVAVIGSIFAETVEGFARVAETLSAAEPDLIEVNISCPNVAHELGAPFSSAPESAAAVTRAVKAATDIPIIVKLSPNVTDIAAIARAVEEAGADAIAAINTVSGMVIDIEAARPVLSNLEGGLSGPAIKPIAVRCVYQCYQAVSIPIVGIGGVSSGADAIEMIMAGARAVGVGSAVFWGGVEALGRIAQEMADFMSAHGYRCVSDMVGLAHRPSSWQPSSIEVGVATGRCI from the coding sequence ATGCTTCAAAATGGCGTGGATTTGAGCGTAGACTTATGCGGTATCCGCTTACGTAACCCGTTGATCCTGGCCTCGGGCATCCTGGGCACCAGCGCAGCGCTGATGGAACGGGTGGGCCGTGGAGGCGCCGGGGCGGTGACCAGCAAGTCGTGTAGTCCATTGCCTCGGGCTGGCCATCCTAATCCTACGGTGATCAAGTGGGGTCCGGGGTTTCTGAACGCTGTGGGGCTGGCAAACCCAGGTGTGGAGGCCCAGGTAGAGATCTTGCGCGAGACACGACGACGGCTGGTGGATGTGGGTGTGGCTGTTATCGGCAGCATCTTCGCCGAGACGGTTGAGGGCTTCGCCCGTGTAGCCGAGACGCTGAGTGCCGCCGAGCCCGATCTGATCGAGGTCAATATCTCCTGCCCCAACGTGGCCCATGAGTTGGGCGCGCCCTTCTCCTCAGCGCCGGAGAGTGCTGCCGCTGTCACCAGGGCGGTGAAGGCCGCCACGGATATCCCCATCATCGTCAAGCTCTCGCCCAATGTGACCGATATCGCCGCCATCGCTCGCGCCGTGGAGGAGGCCGGCGCTGACGCGATTGCGGCCATTAACACTGTCTCTGGCATGGTCATTGACATCGAGGCTGCTCGTCCGGTGCTATCTAACCTAGAGGGAGGTTTATCCGGTCCGGCCATCAAGCCGATCGCTGTGCGTTGCGTGTACCAGTGCTATCAGGCGGTCTCGATCCCCATTGTGGGGATCGGTGGGGTGAGTAGCGGCGCGGATGCGATCGAGATGATCATGGCCGGCGCACGGGCGGTAGGGGTGGGCTCAGCCGTCTTCTGGGGCGGTGTGGAGGCGCTGGGCAGAATCGCTCAGGAGATGGCTGATTTTATGTCGGCTCATGGCTATCGCTGCGTCAGCGATATGGTGGGGCTAGCCCATCGGCCGTCGTCCTGGCAGCCGTCTTCGATCGAGGTCGGGGTTGCAACTGGCAGATGCATATGA
- a CDS encoding dihydroorotate dehydrogenase electron transfer subunit — protein sequence MNYVNNWRPDLPRAARIIQIGVENERTRTFVLDLHLAARPGQFVMVWLPGVEERPLSLIAGDPVSFTVARVGPFTTALHQLRVGDRVWVRGPYGNGFDVRGQHLLCVGGGYGVAPMLFVARQAIAASRRVTAVIGARTAAELLFTDRFAALGCAVITTTDDGSAGARGLVTDGVRRVLEQGLPDEVYACGPRPMLEAILRLCQAEGLPCQLSWENKMRCAMGICGTCEQNGWLVCREGPVQRWVPIPP from the coding sequence ATGAACTATGTGAACAATTGGCGTCCTGACTTGCCGCGTGCCGCTCGGATCATTCAGATCGGAGTTGAAAACGAGCGCACGCGCACTTTCGTATTGGATTTGCATCTGGCAGCGCGACCAGGGCAGTTTGTGATGGTCTGGCTGCCCGGTGTGGAGGAGCGCCCCTTAAGCCTGATCGCTGGCGATCCGGTCTCGTTCACAGTTGCCCGGGTAGGGCCGTTTACGACGGCGCTGCATCAACTCCGGGTTGGCGATCGGGTTTGGGTGCGCGGGCCGTACGGCAACGGGTTCGACGTGCGCGGGCAGCATCTGCTGTGCGTGGGCGGCGGTTACGGTGTGGCCCCAATGCTCTTCGTTGCGCGCCAGGCGATCGCTGCCAGCCGCCGGGTGACGGCTGTGATCGGCGCACGCACTGCTGCCGAGCTGTTGTTCACTGATCGCTTCGCCGCACTGGGGTGTGCGGTCATCACGACCACCGACGATGGCTCGGCCGGGGCGCGCGGGTTGGTGACCGATGGCGTTCGCCGAGTGCTGGAGCAAGGGCTGCCAGACGAGGTATACGCCTGCGGGCCGCGCCCCATGCTTGAGGCAATCCTGCGCCTGTGCCAGGCCGAAGGTCTGCCTTGCCAGCTCAGCTGGGAGAACAAGATGCGCTGTGCCATGGGCATCTGCGGCACATGCGAACAGAATGGCTGGCTAGTATGCCGCGAGGGCCCTGTGCAGCGATGGGTCCCAATCCCACCGTGA